Proteins encoded in a region of the Thermodesulfobacteriota bacterium genome:
- the guaA gene encoding glutamine-hydrolyzing GMP synthase, which produces MREKVLVLDFGSQYTQLIARRIRELGVFSEIRPFHISIDEIIEIQPKAMILSGGPASVWDDCSPSLTHKILELGIPILGICYGMQLIVHLLGGKVERSQRREFGPSEVEITDYADIFSGIPQKTSVWMSHSDRVLELPAGFSAIASSVNSPIAAIKSDRDKIFGIQFHAEVVHTGYGKEILSNFIFKIAGCDGDWTPKSFADDTIKEIREKVGDSNVVCAISGGVDSSVTALILQRAVWDRLYCFFVDTGLLRLDEGSEVLDVYRKMGLNVIHVDATDRFLRKLRGVEDPEEKRKIIGEEFIRVFEEEASKINKAEFLAQGTLYPDVIESVSVKGPSSKIKSHHNVGGLPEKMKLELVEPLRELFKDEVREVGRELGLRPDILSRHPFPGPGLAIRIIGEVDEDKIRDLRQSDAIFIEELKKAGIYDDIWQAFCVFLPIKTVGVMGDERTYENVIALRAVTSVDGMTADWARIPYDVLETVSVRIINEVKGVNRVVYDVSTKPPSTIEWE; this is translated from the coding sequence ATGAGAGAAAAGGTATTAGTCCTGGATTTTGGATCTCAGTATACACAGCTTATAGCAAGAAGAATTCGTGAGTTAGGCGTTTTTTCAGAGATCAGGCCTTTCCATATTTCAATAGACGAAATTATTGAAATTCAACCCAAGGCAATGATTCTTTCTGGTGGTCCTGCAAGCGTATGGGATGATTGTTCTCCTTCTTTAACTCATAAGATACTTGAATTAGGTATCCCCATACTGGGTATATGTTACGGGATGCAACTAATAGTACACCTGCTGGGGGGGAAAGTTGAACGCTCCCAAAGAAGAGAATTTGGACCGTCTGAAGTTGAGATAACCGATTACGCGGACATTTTCTCGGGTATTCCCCAAAAAACCTCTGTCTGGATGTCTCACAGCGACCGAGTGCTCGAGTTGCCCGCCGGATTTTCCGCTATTGCATCGAGCGTCAATTCCCCAATTGCAGCGATAAAAAGTGATAGAGATAAGATCTTCGGCATTCAATTCCATGCAGAGGTCGTGCACACAGGATATGGGAAAGAGATTCTATCAAATTTTATATTTAAGATCGCGGGGTGCGATGGCGATTGGACTCCTAAATCCTTTGCAGACGACACGATAAAAGAAATTAGAGAAAAGGTTGGAGATTCTAACGTAGTATGTGCAATTTCTGGCGGAGTCGATTCGTCTGTAACAGCTTTGATCTTGCAACGTGCCGTATGGGACCGACTTTACTGTTTCTTCGTCGATACGGGACTCTTGAGACTCGACGAAGGATCAGAGGTTTTAGATGTTTACAGGAAGATGGGGCTTAATGTAATTCATGTAGATGCGACAGATAGATTTTTACGAAAGCTTCGGGGTGTGGAGGATCCGGAGGAAAAAAGAAAAATAATCGGTGAAGAGTTTATAAGGGTCTTTGAAGAAGAGGCATCTAAGATTAATAAGGCTGAATTTCTTGCTCAGGGGACTCTTTATCCTGATGTCATAGAAAGTGTCAGCGTTAAGGGACCCTCGTCGAAGATTAAATCTCATCATAATGTGGGAGGTCTTCCTGAAAAAATGAAACTGGAACTGGTTGAACCATTGAGAGAGCTGTTTAAGGATGAGGTAAGAGAGGTGGGTCGTGAGCTTGGACTTCGTCCAGACATTCTCAGCCGTCACCCGTTCCCTGGCCCTGGTCTGGCAATTAGAATCATCGGCGAAGTGGACGAGGATAAAATAAGGGATCTTAGACAGTCTGATGCGATATTCATCGAGGAGTTAAAGAAAGCGGGAATATATGATGATATATGGCAGGCTTTTTGCGTTTTTCTTCCGATTAAAACAGTGGGAGTTATGGGGGATGAAAGAACTTATGAGAATGTAATTGCCTTGAGGGCCGTTACAAGCGTAGACGGAATGACTGCTGATTGGGCTCGAATACCTTATGATGTTTTGGAAACCGTATCCGTGCGTATCATCAACGAAGTGAAGGGTGTAAACCGTGTGGTCTATGATGTTTCAACCAAACCTCCAAGCACCATAGAGTGGGAATAA
- the guaB gene encoding IMP dehydrogenase, whose translation MSKDKIEETLTFDDVLLLPSYSEVLPNEVEVSTNLTARISLNIPIISAAMDTVTEAKTAIAMAEEGGIGIIHRNLDITSQAAEVEMVKKYESGMIVNPLTVRPNHSVQEALDIMLRHNITGLPVTGADGKLLGIITYRDLRFEKNLHYRVDKLMTPKKKLITVNEGTTLEEATELLHKYKIEKLPVVNDEFRLRGLITMKDIEKIEKHPRACKDKMGRLRCGAAVGINTEREARIEALLRVGCDVIVIDTAHAHTSRVIDAIVSSKKNFRGIELIAGNVGTAEGAEALIKAGADAIKVGVGPGSICTTRVIAGVGMPQISAIKNVAGVAAKTGIPLIADGGIKYSGDITKAIGAGADSVMIGNLFAGTDEAPGEVVLFQGRTYKVYRGMGSLEAMKKGSRDRYAQDEMIDAKLVPEGIEGRIPYRGSLGGVIFQLVGGLKAGMGYTGCRTIPELKQAANFIRVTRAGLRESHVHDVIITKEAPNYRIE comes from the coding sequence ATGTCAAAGGACAAGATCGAGGAAACGCTAACCTTTGATGATGTTCTTTTGCTTCCTTCCTATTCAGAGGTCCTTCCCAACGAAGTAGAAGTATCAACTAATCTTACTGCCCGGATCAGTCTTAATATTCCAATTATCAGCGCAGCAATGGATACAGTGACTGAAGCAAAGACAGCTATAGCAATGGCTGAGGAAGGGGGTATCGGAATTATTCATAGGAATCTGGATATTACATCGCAAGCTGCTGAAGTTGAAATGGTCAAAAAATATGAAAGTGGGATGATAGTTAATCCATTGACAGTGCGACCTAACCACAGTGTTCAAGAGGCACTGGATATTATGCTGAGACATAACATCACTGGACTGCCTGTCACGGGTGCGGACGGAAAACTTTTAGGCATCATAACTTATAGGGATCTTAGGTTTGAGAAGAATCTTCACTACAGAGTCGATAAATTAATGACTCCAAAGAAAAAACTAATTACTGTAAACGAAGGAACAACATTGGAGGAGGCGACGGAATTACTTCATAAATATAAAATTGAGAAGTTGCCGGTTGTAAATGATGAATTTAGACTTCGCGGTCTAATTACAATGAAAGATATTGAAAAGATAGAAAAGCACCCGAGAGCGTGCAAAGACAAGATGGGAAGGCTGAGGTGTGGTGCTGCAGTCGGAATAAATACTGAAAGAGAAGCAAGAATTGAGGCACTCTTGAGAGTGGGCTGTGATGTTATAGTAATTGATACCGCTCATGCCCATACAAGCAGGGTAATTGATGCCATAGTTTCCAGCAAGAAAAATTTCCGTGGTATAGAACTTATTGCTGGAAATGTAGGGACTGCTGAAGGTGCTGAGGCTTTGATAAAGGCGGGTGCAGACGCCATTAAGGTTGGAGTGGGTCCGGGGTCAATTTGCACTACTAGGGTTATTGCTGGCGTTGGGATGCCCCAGATATCGGCGATAAAGAATGTAGCGGGGGTGGCAGCAAAAACTGGTATTCCCCTGATAGCAGATGGGGGAATAAAATATTCTGGTGATATTACTAAAGCCATTGGGGCTGGGGCAGATTCTGTGATGATTGGAAACCTGTTTGCCGGTACGGATGAAGCCCCAGGTGAGGTCGTCCTTTTTCAGGGAAGGACATACAAGGTCTACCGTGGAATGGGTTCACTAGAAGCTATGAAAAAAGGGAGTCGTGATCGTTATGCACAAGATGAGATGATTGATGCGAAGCTTGTCCCTGAAGGTATTGAGGGTAGGATTCCGTATAGAGGATCGCTTGGTGGAGTGATCTTTCAACTTGTGGGTGGATTGAAAGCGGGAATGGGATACACAGGCTGCCGTACTATCCCGGAGCTTAAGCAAGCTGCTAACTTTATAAGAGTAACACGTGCCGGTCTTCGTGAAAGCCATGTTCACGATGTTATTATAACAAAGGAAGCTCCCAATTATAGGATTGAATAG
- a CDS encoding zinc-ribbon domain-containing protein — protein sequence MIVRCNYCSNIYNLEESKITASGIWFGCSNCGGVFYLERELNRGKSEAEYKGETIDFSDMPGNDTKETKVRHEKESVDLKSNADKEKQFDANYKGDYSKTFNWRELRVDSETEAQQYTYPKLFDDSDEVSLESKSDNLETGIDHERGSPVRKSYSQRLDIDREKLSKANIETPVSPYYQSERVIYTEKKSGGGILKSAFNYIIILLFTLIIIVAVFTILISLELISSEKISAYGNYLRSKFAFTLPKIASSDVVVTGSVGRWVPTRNGLVYLVSGQITNNSSKAVNFVKIKSEFKSAGENVSEQTVYAGNTLSENELKTLPIEAIILKLKRKSGDIDFNDPRRLAGLNYGIMPGESIPFYIVFPSKKRILGLKYDIDVSEFETASED from the coding sequence ATGATTGTAAGATGCAATTATTGTAGTAATATATACAATCTTGAGGAGTCAAAGATAACTGCCTCGGGCATCTGGTTTGGTTGCTCGAATTGTGGTGGGGTTTTTTATCTTGAACGAGAGCTGAATCGAGGGAAATCCGAGGCTGAATATAAGGGAGAAACAATAGACTTTTCCGATATGCCGGGTAATGATACAAAAGAAACCAAAGTCAGGCATGAGAAAGAAAGCGTCGATTTAAAAAGTAATGCCGACAAAGAAAAACAATTCGATGCTAATTACAAAGGTGATTACTCTAAAACCTTTAATTGGCGGGAGTTGCGAGTAGATAGTGAAACAGAGGCTCAGCAATATACTTATCCGAAATTATTCGATGATTCCGACGAGGTATCGCTTGAATCTAAATCTGACAATTTAGAAACCGGAATAGACCATGAACGGGGTTCTCCTGTTAGAAAATCTTATTCCCAAAGGCTTGATATAGACAGAGAGAAACTCTCAAAAGCAAATATTGAGACACCGGTATCACCTTACTATCAATCCGAAAGGGTAATTTATACCGAAAAAAAATCTGGGGGTGGTATCTTAAAAAGCGCTTTCAATTATATCATCATACTATTATTTACACTGATAATAATTGTTGCGGTTTTTACGATATTAATCAGTCTTGAGTTGATATCGAGTGAGAAGATTTCTGCCTATGGCAATTATTTACGATCGAAGTTTGCTTTTACACTTCCAAAGATCGCTTCCAGTGATGTTGTGGTCACGGGTAGTGTCGGTAGGTGGGTTCCTACTAGGAATGGTCTGGTGTACTTAGTGTCTGGTCAGATTACAAATAATTCTAGTAAAGCAGTCAATTTCGTTAAAATAAAGAGCGAGTTTAAGAGTGCTGGAGAGAATGTTTCTGAGCAAACAGTTTATGCAGGGAATACACTTTCCGAAAATGAGCTTAAGACCCTTCCGATCGAGGCTATCATATTGAAACTAAAGAGAAAAAGCGGTGATATAGATTTTAATGACCCAAGAAGACTAGCCGGGCTTAACTATGGAATTATGCCGGGAGAATCAATCCCCTTTTACATTGTTTTTCCGTCAAAAAAGAGAATCTTGGGATTAAAATATGATATAGACGTGTCGGAATTCGAGACGGCATCGGAAGATTAA
- a CDS encoding ammonium transporter produces the protein MERLNKRITIERLVLPLVSLVAFILPMTLSFGQEPLEVKPDAISQVATAGLDTGDTAWMFTSSVLVLMMTIPGLFLFYGGLVRSKNALGTIMHSFIIAALISVQWILWGYSLAFGPDLGSIVGNLNWFGLNGVGPDPNPDYASTIPQYAFMFFQMTFAIITPALITGAFAERVKFSTFIAFILLWATFIYDPLAHWVWGGGWIGSMGALDFAGGTVVHISSGAAALVAALMFGKRIGYGYEPITPHNLPFSIIGASLLWVGWFGFNAGSALASDGLAALAFVTTNTATASAALTWMFCEWIITGRPTVLGAATGAVAGLVSITPAAGFVSPVSAIIIGIGGGVFCYLAVNLKTKLGYDDALDVVGVHGIGGTWGALATGLFASVAINPSGSNGLFFGNPKQLWIQFIAVVATWVFVFIGTLVILSILRIAMGLRVTEEEEQLGLDLSQHNETSYSI, from the coding sequence ATGGAAAGGTTAAATAAGAGGATAACAATCGAACGATTGGTTTTACCTTTGGTTAGTTTGGTGGCATTCATATTACCGATGACTTTGTCCTTTGGCCAGGAACCTTTGGAAGTTAAGCCTGACGCCATTTCACAAGTAGCAACTGCTGGGCTCGATACTGGGGATACAGCGTGGATGTTTACATCCTCGGTCCTGGTCTTGATGATGACAATACCGGGTCTTTTCCTTTTCTATGGCGGGCTTGTTAGATCGAAAAATGCCCTGGGCACCATTATGCACAGCTTCATCATAGCTGCTTTGATAAGTGTTCAATGGATACTCTGGGGATACAGCCTCGCTTTCGGACCGGACCTAGGGTCTATTGTCGGTAACCTTAATTGGTTTGGTTTAAATGGGGTTGGGCCAGATCCAAATCCTGACTATGCTTCAACTATTCCCCAATACGCTTTCATGTTTTTTCAAATGACATTTGCGATTATCACACCTGCTCTAATAACGGGAGCATTTGCAGAAAGGGTTAAATTCAGTACCTTTATAGCTTTCATTCTTCTATGGGCAACTTTTATATACGATCCTCTCGCTCACTGGGTTTGGGGTGGAGGTTGGATAGGATCTATGGGTGCATTGGACTTTGCGGGGGGTACTGTGGTGCATATAAGTTCTGGGGCGGCAGCATTGGTAGCGGCATTAATGTTTGGTAAAAGGATTGGATATGGATATGAACCTATTACACCCCATAATTTACCGTTTAGCATTATCGGTGCTTCACTCCTTTGGGTGGGGTGGTTTGGATTCAATGCCGGTAGTGCGCTTGCTTCAGATGGCCTAGCGGCCCTTGCTTTTGTGACGACTAATACTGCGACAGCTTCTGCAGCTCTGACTTGGATGTTTTGTGAATGGATAATCACGGGTAGACCGACTGTTTTGGGAGCAGCGACCGGGGCCGTAGCTGGTCTGGTTTCAATCACTCCTGCAGCAGGGTTTGTGAGTCCTGTGTCCGCTATCATCATTGGAATTGGAGGCGGCGTTTTCTGTTACCTCGCAGTTAACCTGAAGACTAAACTTGGTTATGATGATGCACTCGATGTCGTAGGCGTTCATGGGATAGGGGGAACCTGGGGTGCATTGGCTACTGGCCTATTTGCCTCAGTGGCCATTAATCCTAGCGGCAGTAACGGTCTGTTTTTCGGAAATCCAAAACAGCTCTGGATTCAGTTTATCGCTGTGGTTGCAACATGGGTTTTCGTATTTATTGGTACTCTAGTTATACTTTCTATCCTAAGGATTGCTATGGGACTGAGGGTAACTGAAGAAGAAGAGCAATTGGGTTTGGATTTGAGTCAACATAATGAAACTAGTTATTCTATTTGA
- a CDS encoding AAA family ATPase produces the protein MKDINPFKLLKEEMDKLVIGHEDVKMSLLLGVLSREHIYIEGPPGTAKTMLAEIISKAAHLKFFFYQLHRDTRLSELVGDLVISKETLDTGELIKQRIVKGGILTSEICLLDDISRAPGESLNVLLRILNERKFLEERIPLLTAIATSNPTADEYYNEPLDPANLDRFVLQINAQGLSYGKKWNEAKEVIKLYTEHPLDYEVPTRVSKEVFDEYYQRLNTVVIPSDVQDGLANFVTTLIEDYGLNESNSLISDRTFFVKSLKIIRSHALINNRETCGLQDLMALKYMTAFRLPGEMFKRIEEIIEDVISKKKTTKDTTSKLEPQTSEFDQDLPGDQPRKSPDQEQNKQKDQLSEARKTFLQALKELKDNIQKESPSGAPPSDQNLSDDGSGHESGIEDSSDDRVLPFSEKVYASKSPRPGDEEEYWIGGKKIYSSADNVKIIMKVLEGNIQRSMALDAPHPGGLPRRWKKMNYFEEMEDVDLFEGIFWAEHTTPTLPRVHKREKEVMGGELAILRDVSTSMMGVYSEWSSSVVLGVIELARVKKMKVGYIEFNHRSYMYKRNSKFFTRDYHWMMDLASKNECSGNTNYEDALKGALSEFKGRGLRNKHILFITDGIPTSGDCEVPNERVRAKKLGVCIHSIFIGSKNYPKILERISSETSGTQFIASRERDGIIRIERKEKKYLAPKIEKQHIDPFTKAFSR, from the coding sequence ATGAAAGATATTAATCCTTTTAAGTTGCTCAAAGAAGAGATGGACAAACTCGTTATAGGACATGAAGATGTCAAAATGTCCTTGCTATTAGGTGTCCTATCAAGAGAGCATATATATATCGAAGGTCCCCCTGGCACTGCCAAAACGATGCTTGCCGAAATTATTTCTAAGGCGGCTCATTTGAAGTTTTTCTTTTACCAGTTGCACAGGGATACAAGGCTTTCGGAACTCGTAGGTGATCTGGTTATTTCAAAAGAGACACTAGATACCGGTGAATTGATTAAGCAAAGGATTGTAAAGGGTGGTATTTTAACCTCAGAAATTTGTCTTCTTGATGATATTTCTCGTGCACCAGGCGAGTCGTTAAATGTCTTACTAAGAATCCTGAATGAGAGAAAATTCCTGGAAGAGCGTATTCCTCTTCTTACGGCAATTGCTACGAGCAACCCAACTGCTGATGAATATTATAACGAGCCGCTTGACCCGGCTAATCTAGATCGTTTCGTACTCCAGATAAACGCTCAAGGACTATCTTACGGCAAGAAGTGGAATGAAGCGAAAGAAGTTATAAAGCTATATACGGAACATCCATTAGATTATGAAGTGCCGACAAGGGTGTCTAAGGAAGTCTTTGATGAATATTATCAAAGGCTTAATACAGTAGTCATTCCCTCAGACGTACAAGATGGACTCGCAAACTTTGTTACAACACTTATCGAAGATTATGGTCTAAATGAATCTAATTCACTGATCTCTGACAGGACATTTTTCGTAAAATCGCTCAAGATAATCAGATCCCATGCCCTCATTAATAACAGGGAAACATGCGGTCTGCAAGACCTCATGGCCCTTAAATATATGACGGCATTCCGTCTGCCTGGGGAAATGTTTAAGAGAATCGAAGAAATCATTGAGGATGTAATTTCAAAAAAAAAAACAACCAAGGATACAACAAGCAAATTAGAACCGCAGACATCTGAATTTGATCAGGATCTACCAGGGGATCAACCAAGAAAATCGCCTGACCAAGAACAAAATAAACAAAAAGACCAACTTTCCGAAGCCCGAAAGACATTCCTCCAAGCCCTAAAAGAGCTGAAAGATAATATTCAGAAGGAAAGCCCTAGCGGTGCCCCTCCTTCGGATCAAAACCTTTCAGATGATGGTAGTGGACACGAAAGTGGAATAGAAGACTCGAGTGATGACCGTGTGCTGCCATTTTCAGAAAAGGTTTACGCAAGTAAGTCCCCACGTCCAGGAGATGAAGAAGAATACTGGATTGGCGGGAAAAAAATCTATTCGAGTGCTGATAATGTCAAGATAATCATGAAAGTTCTTGAGGGCAATATCCAGAGGAGTATGGCATTAGACGCTCCTCATCCCGGAGGATTACCCAGAAGATGGAAGAAGATGAATTACTTTGAAGAAATGGAAGACGTAGATCTCTTTGAAGGAATTTTCTGGGCTGAACATACAACACCGACGCTTCCAAGGGTTCACAAACGAGAAAAGGAAGTCATGGGCGGGGAACTTGCAATTCTCAGGGATGTTAGTACCTCAATGATGGGTGTTTATAGTGAGTGGTCTTCCTCAGTAGTCCTAGGAGTAATTGAGCTTGCGAGGGTCAAGAAGATGAAGGTTGGTTATATCGAATTTAATCACCGTTCCTACATGTACAAGCGAAACTCGAAATTCTTTACAAGAGATTACCACTGGATGATGGACCTCGCCTCGAAGAACGAGTGCTCAGGTAATACAAATTATGAGGATGCATTAAAGGGGGCCCTCTCCGAATTCAAAGGTAGAGGACTCAGAAATAAGCACATTCTCTTTATAACAGATGGTATTCCCACTTCAGGTGATTGTGAGGTTCCCAATGAAAGAGTTAGGGCAAAAAAGCTTGGAGTCTGCATTCACTCTATATTTATAGGTTCTAAGAATTATCCAAAGATACTTGAGAGGATCTCTAGTGAAACAAGTGGAACTCAGTTTATCGCATCACGGGAAAGAGACGGTATTATAAGAATAGAAAGAAAAGAAAAGAAATACCTTGCACCTAAGATCGAAAAACAGCATATAGATCCTTTTACTAAGGCGTTTTCCCGATAG
- the mltG gene encoding endolytic transglycosylase MltG, with the protein MKFLKNRLSIISLTLIVLLIPSVCFVYFNYFVPSNTKKVIFEISRGTGLREIATKIEKCGVVKSDKIFILYVMFKGKHNRLQAGEYEFSPGESMSDVIEKIARGDVIVRKITIPEGLNINEIADLLETKGVISRREFIEKATRADLAKELIGKPLSSFEGYLFPETYYYKKGVTADELINMMTSRFKIIWNSLKIRRDEINLTDQEIVTLASIIEKETGEPSERNMISEVFHNRLKLGMRLESDPTVIYALGNNFDGDLTREKLKTTSNYNTYIISGLPPGPIANPGKASLEAALNPTHFNYLYFVSKGEGRHEFSTSYRDHRKAVNKYQKRSRTIGKTP; encoded by the coding sequence ATGAAGTTTCTGAAGAATAGATTATCCATAATATCCTTAACGTTAATAGTATTATTAATACCCTCTGTATGCTTTGTCTATTTTAACTATTTTGTTCCATCCAATACAAAGAAAGTAATCTTTGAAATATCGCGAGGGACGGGGCTGCGTGAAATCGCAACTAAGATCGAAAAATGTGGAGTTGTGAAAAGCGATAAGATCTTCATCCTGTATGTTATGTTCAAAGGGAAACACAATAGGTTGCAAGCTGGGGAATACGAATTTAGCCCAGGAGAATCGATGTCAGATGTGATCGAAAAAATAGCACGTGGCGATGTAATAGTAAGAAAAATAACCATCCCTGAAGGACTTAATATCAATGAGATAGCAGATCTCCTTGAAACAAAGGGAGTCATTTCCAGGAGAGAATTCATTGAGAAGGCCACAAGAGCTGATCTTGCGAAAGAACTTATTGGAAAACCATTGAGCAGCTTTGAAGGTTATCTTTTCCCTGAAACCTATTATTACAAGAAGGGTGTCACTGCTGACGAGCTTATTAATATGATGACATCAAGATTTAAAATTATTTGGAATTCTCTTAAGATCCGGAGAGATGAAATCAATCTTACTGATCAAGAGATAGTAACGTTGGCATCAATCATCGAGAAGGAAACAGGAGAGCCATCAGAAAGAAATATGATATCGGAGGTATTTCATAATCGCCTGAAGCTCGGTATGCGTTTAGAAAGTGATCCGACTGTGATATACGCATTGGGTAATAATTTCGATGGAGATCTAACGAGGGAAAAATTGAAAACGACATCAAACTATAATACTTATATAATCTCAGGTCTTCCCCCAGGACCAATAGCAAACCCAGGTAAAGCATCGCTCGAAGCGGCTCTAAATCCGACCCATTTCAATTATCTGTACTTTGTGTCAAAGGGTGAAGGAAGGCACGAATTTTCGACAAGTTACAGGGATCATCGTAAGGCGGTGAACAAATATCAAAAGCGATCGAGAACTATCGGGAAAACGCCTTAG
- the proB gene encoding glutamate 5-kinase, with product MKRLDRKPLISKVKRVVVKIGSSVLTDENGELQDSVFYEIANDISQLKSKKIETVVVSSGAIASGMKKLGLKEKARDVPMKQAIAACGQSALMWNYERAFSEFGERVAQILLTHDGLADRRRFLNARKTLLTLLRIGIIPIVNENDTVAVEEIMFGDNDNLAALVTSLVEADLLVLLTNIDGLYTNDPRNHRDAEFISVINEIDKEIQKMAGKTFGRTTTGGMKTKIEAAKAAAAFGVPTIIANGKRSSTLANIFSGEKIGTLFLPSHERIRGRKHWIAFTLKPSGDLIIDNGAKRAIASLGKSLLPSGIIGVKGDFELGESVRCIDENGFEVARGLASYGSDEIRKIVGAKSTSIESILGYKYGDEIIHRDDLVVILKEKP from the coding sequence ATGAAAAGACTAGACAGGAAGCCCCTTATTTCAAAGGTAAAAAGGGTAGTAGTAAAGATAGGTAGCAGTGTACTCACAGACGAAAATGGAGAGCTACAAGATTCTGTGTTTTATGAGATTGCTAATGACATTTCACAATTAAAATCTAAAAAGATTGAAACGGTTGTAGTATCTTCTGGGGCAATAGCCTCTGGAATGAAGAAGCTCGGCCTTAAGGAAAAGGCCAGAGATGTTCCAATGAAGCAAGCTATCGCAGCATGTGGACAAAGCGCTTTGATGTGGAATTATGAACGCGCTTTTTCTGAGTTTGGAGAGAGGGTTGCCCAAATACTCCTGACGCATGATGGGCTTGCTGACAGGAGGAGATTTTTAAACGCTAGAAAAACCCTTCTTACACTACTAAGAATTGGAATTATTCCGATTGTTAATGAGAACGATACAGTGGCTGTGGAAGAAATTATGTTTGGAGACAACGACAATCTTGCAGCACTTGTAACAAGTCTGGTAGAGGCTGATCTTCTCGTTCTTCTTACAAATATTGATGGACTATATACAAATGATCCTCGAAATCACAGAGATGCTGAATTTATTTCCGTAATAAATGAAATAGACAAAGAAATACAAAAAATGGCAGGTAAGACTTTTGGAAGGACAACAACCGGAGGCATGAAAACGAAGATCGAGGCAGCCAAGGCAGCGGCCGCCTTTGGGGTTCCTACCATTATAGCAAATGGGAAGAGGTCGTCTACACTGGCGAATATATTTTCGGGAGAGAAGATTGGCACGCTTTTCCTCCCATCTCATGAGAGGATTAGAGGGAGAAAGCATTGGATCGCATTTACACTTAAGCCATCGGGAGATTTAATAATAGACAATGGGGCAAAAAGAGCTATAGCTTCCTTGGGGAAAAGCCTGCTTCCATCCGGGATAATAGGGGTTAAAGGTGATTTTGAATTGGGTGAATCGGTGAGATGTATAGATGAAAATGGATTTGAAGTTGCGAGGGGACTTGCCAGTTACGGTTCTGATGAGATAAGAAAAATAGTTGGCGCAAAATCAACCAGTATTGAAAGCATACTCGGATATAAGTATGGCGACGAAATAATTCATAGGGATGATTTGGTTGTAATTTTGAAAGAAAAGCCTTAA
- a CDS encoding transposase: MFKSTPKQKSIRQGRSSENELFYFFTAVTHNRTKIFLNKNAAEIVLNTLKWLDQKERINLIACVIMPDHLHFIAQLKETSIPKLMHSLKSYSANEINNALERKGHVWQSQYYERGIRNEKSLMDLVKYCLENPVRKGLADDFKDYAFWYCKYEI, encoded by the coding sequence ATGTTTAAATCAACTCCAAAACAAAAATCTATTCGTCAAGGCCGCTCCAGCGAAAACGAACTATTTTACTTCTTCACCGCCGTTACCCATAATCGTACCAAAATCTTTCTTAACAAAAATGCAGCGGAAATTGTGTTAAATACTCTTAAGTGGCTGGATCAAAAAGAACGAATTAATCTAATAGCCTGTGTAATCATGCCAGATCACCTTCATTTTATTGCACAGCTTAAAGAAACATCAATTCCTAAGCTTATGCATTCTCTAAAAAGCTATTCCGCCAATGAGATAAATAATGCTTTAGAAAGAAAAGGGCATGTCTGGCAAAGCCAATATTATGAGAGGGGAATAAGAAATGAGAAATCGTTGATGGATTTGGTGAAGTATTGTTTAGAGAACCCCGTGAGAAAAGGGCTGGCAGATGACTTCAAAGATTATGCGTTTTGGTATTGTAAATATGAAATTTAG